The following are encoded together in the Capsulimonas corticalis genome:
- a CDS encoding DUF1559 domain-containing protein, with product MKQKKGFTLIELLVVIAIIAILAAILFPVFAKAREKARQISCLSNEKQIGLGFMQYTQDNDENFPLGAKVNGDPRYGLGWPATIYAYIKSKAVFVCPDDSVKSSGGGDILSYNYNMNIPNPPEVGGVGGAIAKFGSPAKTVVICEMSNDPFRYVQIADPNNIGASIGNGTQNFGNMTYATGWFGAFGANAGGLDADGSRFQGQKGRHNQDGSNYLMADGHAKYMRSTLISPGWTNTNPNDGGSATCPNGQYCIAAGPDASVMASNGQPFAATFSP from the coding sequence ATGAAACAGAAAAAGGGATTTACACTGATCGAATTGCTCGTTGTGATCGCAATCATTGCGATTCTTGCCGCCATTCTCTTCCCGGTCTTCGCCAAAGCGCGCGAAAAGGCTCGGCAGATCTCTTGCCTCAGCAATGAAAAGCAAATTGGTTTGGGTTTTATGCAATACACGCAAGACAATGATGAAAACTTCCCGCTCGGAGCCAAGGTCAACGGCGACCCCCGTTACGGCCTGGGTTGGCCGGCCACGATCTACGCCTATATCAAGAGCAAGGCGGTGTTTGTCTGCCCGGATGACTCCGTCAAATCATCGGGTGGGGGAGACATACTCTCTTACAACTACAATATGAACATTCCCAATCCGCCGGAGGTCGGCGGCGTCGGCGGGGCTATCGCGAAATTCGGCTCACCCGCGAAAACGGTCGTCATCTGCGAAATGTCAAACGATCCGTTCCGCTACGTTCAGATCGCCGATCCCAATAATATCGGCGCCTCCATCGGCAACGGGACGCAAAACTTCGGCAATATGACCTACGCCACCGGCTGGTTCGGCGCCTTCGGCGCCAATGCGGGCGGACTGGACGCCGACGGCAGCCGTTTCCAGGGACAAAAAGGGCGTCACAACCAAGACGGCTCCAATTATCTGATGGCGGACGGTCACGCCAAATATATGCGCTCCACGCTGATCTCTCCCGGGTGGACAAACACCAATCCCAACGACGGCGGCAGCGCGACTTGCCCGAACGGCCAATACTGTATCGCAGCCGGGCCGGACGCATCCGTTATGGCGTCCAACGGACAGCCGTTCGCCGCGACATTCAGCCCATAG
- a CDS encoding glycosyl hydrolase family 28-related protein, which produces MNLAKIRAVSICLSISFGLLATPPAVMAQAPPGVHGDGVTDDTAALQAALDEAGKSGSDVTLGTGRYLIKGALTVPPGVSLRGTWESPHHGAWEHGTTFLLTGGRGQENGPAAITLQQSSSLLGVTMVWPEETADNIVPYPWAVHGYGMHNTVENVTLVNAYQGIKIGQPSSELHLIRNVFGCVLRRGIFIDSTTDIGRIENVHFNTHYWMRSGYPSIQLAKGDTGRYVTGFTEKNLEAFIFGRSDWEYVLNTFVWGAHIGYRFIKTPEGACNGQFMGIGADACAVGVLVDYLQGIGIQVTNGEFTAFVGEPNAGIVISPTAVGAAQFVNCNFWTTPGGAIQVHGNAQVTVNACHFAEGAKDGVIQADKGHLIVSSNSFAATGKAVTLKPGVRSAIVTSNLQPGGLVVDNKIGAFAQIALNEIAYKFPASLTAHYLVNIGASGDEEFLRDGWGGSEDVGSDPPSVQSRFHAARWTTGDATLRLPVKSGAAYTLTVWLLTRDKTPQQTVSVAGRKAPATIGKNEQITLQIPASATQGRDSIDVKISGQAWSPSKVIPGSGDARLLGARVFGVEMKSAGGPAQAKIVN; this is translated from the coding sequence ATGAACCTCGCAAAAATCCGCGCCGTTTCGATCTGTCTGTCGATATCATTCGGTCTGCTGGCAACGCCGCCCGCTGTCATGGCGCAGGCGCCGCCCGGCGTCCACGGGGACGGCGTGACGGACGACACGGCGGCGCTCCAGGCGGCGCTGGATGAGGCCGGTAAAAGCGGATCGGACGTAACGCTCGGGACCGGCCGTTATCTGATCAAGGGCGCGTTGACGGTTCCGCCCGGCGTATCGCTGCGCGGAACCTGGGAATCACCGCACCACGGCGCCTGGGAGCATGGGACGACTTTTCTGCTGACCGGCGGGCGCGGGCAGGAGAACGGCCCCGCCGCGATTACCCTACAGCAAAGCAGCTCTCTGCTGGGCGTCACGATGGTCTGGCCGGAAGAGACGGCGGACAATATCGTTCCGTATCCCTGGGCAGTGCATGGCTATGGGATGCATAACACGGTCGAAAATGTGACGCTGGTCAACGCCTATCAGGGGATCAAGATCGGGCAGCCGTCGAGCGAACTGCACTTGATCCGCAATGTCTTTGGATGTGTGCTGCGCCGGGGGATCTTTATCGACTCCACGACGGATATTGGACGCATCGAAAACGTTCACTTCAACACGCACTATTGGATGCGGAGCGGGTACCCCTCGATCCAGCTCGCCAAGGGTGATACCGGCCGTTATGTGACCGGGTTCACCGAGAAGAATTTAGAAGCGTTTATCTTTGGCCGCTCGGACTGGGAATACGTTCTCAATACCTTCGTGTGGGGCGCGCACATTGGCTATCGGTTTATCAAGACTCCGGAAGGCGCCTGTAACGGGCAATTTATGGGGATCGGCGCCGACGCCTGCGCGGTCGGCGTGCTGGTCGATTACTTGCAGGGCATCGGTATTCAGGTGACGAACGGTGAATTCACGGCCTTTGTGGGCGAACCCAACGCCGGGATCGTCATTTCGCCGACGGCGGTTGGCGCGGCGCAGTTCGTCAACTGCAACTTCTGGACGACGCCCGGCGGCGCGATCCAGGTGCACGGCAACGCCCAGGTAACCGTGAACGCCTGCCACTTCGCCGAAGGGGCGAAGGACGGCGTTATTCAGGCCGACAAAGGCCACTTGATCGTCAGCAGCAACAGCTTCGCCGCCACCGGCAAAGCAGTGACTCTGAAGCCGGGCGTGCGCTCAGCGATCGTCACCAGCAATTTGCAGCCGGGCGGATTGGTGGTGGACAACAAGATCGGCGCCTTCGCGCAGATCGCTCTGAACGAGATCGCCTACAAATTTCCCGCGTCGCTCACGGCGCATTACCTAGTCAACATCGGCGCGTCCGGCGATGAAGAGTTCCTGCGCGACGGGTGGGGCGGAAGCGAAGACGTCGGGAGCGATCCCCCTAGCGTCCAATCCCGGTTCCACGCGGCGCGCTGGACGACCGGCGACGCCACGCTCCGCCTCCCCGTCAAATCCGGCGCGGCGTACACGCTCACCGTCTGGCTGCTCACCCGGGACAAGACGCCCCAGCAAACCGTCTCCGTGGCGGGGCGCAAAGCGCCGGCGACCATCGGCAAGAACGAACAGATCACCTTGCAAATCCCCGCGTCGGCGACCCAGGGGCGCGATTCCATCGACGTAAAGATCTCCGGGCAAGCCTGGTCGCCCTCAAAAGTCATTCCCGGCAGCGGCGATGCGCGCCTGCTCGGCGCCCGGGTCTTCGGCGTGGAGATGAAATCCGCCGGCGGTCCGGCGCAAGCCAAGATCGTCAATTAA
- a CDS encoding DUF1559 domain-containing protein, producing MNTRKGFTLIELLVVIAIIAILAAILFPVFAKAREKARQISCISNEKQIGLAFMQYAQDSDERLPAAWDSGRSPRTNWGQMIFPYVKSLQAFVCPSNSVTTTNNALMGESDGQDPKIPSSYAMNADLGFQNGDIVNGQNDYGSYHGIAGIATPASKVLVTESQRGDAHSHWPDWWQCGGSDCSSAAQAASAPIVNALFAGHTGRINVIYCDGHAKSMKPIDLVTPVSQFGQLGSSGSYAASDTNCSVNPTDPNNGFNAINCDTPNPSAVFAAQALSQKYQ from the coding sequence ATGAACACGCGAAAAGGTTTTACGCTCATTGAATTACTCGTGGTTATCGCTATCATTGCGATACTTGCCGCCATCCTCTTCCCGGTCTTCGCCAAGGCGCGCGAAAAGGCTCGGCAGATCAGCTGTATCTCCAATGAGAAGCAGATCGGACTTGCGTTTATGCAGTATGCGCAGGACAGCGACGAGCGTCTGCCGGCGGCTTGGGACAGCGGCCGCTCTCCTCGCACCAACTGGGGACAGATGATTTTCCCCTACGTGAAAAGCCTGCAAGCATTTGTGTGCCCGTCCAATTCCGTCACCACCACGAACAACGCGCTGATGGGAGAATCGGACGGTCAAGATCCGAAGATCCCGTCCTCGTACGCTATGAACGCGGACCTGGGATTCCAGAACGGCGATATCGTGAATGGGCAAAATGACTACGGCTCCTACCATGGAATCGCCGGCATCGCGACCCCCGCCTCCAAAGTACTGGTGACGGAATCTCAGAGAGGCGACGCGCATTCGCACTGGCCGGACTGGTGGCAGTGTGGCGGCTCCGACTGCTCCAGCGCCGCTCAGGCGGCGAGCGCGCCGATCGTGAATGCGTTGTTTGCGGGTCATACGGGCCGAATCAATGTCATCTACTGCGATGGTCATGCGAAGTCGATGAAGCCGATTGATCTGGTGACCCCGGTCAGCCAGTTCGGTCAGCTCGGATCATCGGGGTCCTATGCGGCGTCCGACACGAACTGCTCGGTGAACCCGACGGATCCCAATAATGGCTTCAACGCCATCAACTGCGACACGCCCAACCCGAGCGCTGTCTTCGCCGCGCAGGCTTTGAGCCAGAAGTACCAGTAG
- a CDS encoding glycoside hydrolase family 71/99-like protein, which translates to MNRSPWKIPACVILASLALAPRPAQAQDIVGKVIAGYQGWFSVKGDGSPVGSLTKREGNYHGNFECYPDMREFPDSEQFANPNKWGPLPNGNPSKTFASDRDFTIKRHVGWMKQYGIDVAAIQRFGDVYSDITYKYQKNDVTTKMMRACEKTGVKFYIEYDASGSGGGGWGPDWVASIEKDWTNFAVGQRIAASPAYARQNGKPVVELWGMGLDGNNISKDPQQWLALVRWFQSHGYYVIGGVPTGWNGQGGFHDMLPGFDDVYLACNAINPWAVGRFSGADGADRYAASNLKPEAAWCKQHGIDYIPCVYPGTSFFNSNGKTKNIIPRVGGTLMWAQFANLRSLGLKTCFVSMFDEYNEATQIAKSAEDPSFTPTDHWFLWLDADGISLSSDFYLRLTHDGANMIKGRTPLTRTLPTKPWNDLLATSFESGQPAASSPDAAYNKSPRNIADAQCAVTSDKAQSGSASLAYSGTASGGAATYCYYKVFDVTNSPKTITPNTLLYYWIYPEQDNGRYAGVDILFTDGTTLRTSKCVDQNGHPLRPSAGHGGEIPLGAWSVVTSRLGSLAGKKIRKVWVAFDRPGAKGEYRGYIDDIRISN; encoded by the coding sequence ATGAATAGAAGTCCGTGGAAGATCCCCGCGTGCGTGATCTTAGCGTCTCTCGCGCTTGCCCCCCGCCCCGCCCAGGCGCAGGATATCGTCGGAAAAGTGATCGCCGGATACCAGGGCTGGTTTTCCGTCAAAGGCGACGGCTCCCCGGTCGGCAGCCTGACAAAACGCGAAGGCAACTACCATGGAAACTTCGAGTGTTATCCCGATATGCGCGAGTTTCCCGATTCCGAGCAGTTCGCCAATCCGAATAAGTGGGGGCCGCTGCCCAACGGCAATCCTTCCAAGACATTCGCCTCCGACCGAGACTTCACCATCAAGCGCCATGTCGGCTGGATGAAGCAATACGGGATCGATGTCGCCGCCATCCAGCGCTTCGGCGATGTTTATTCGGACATCACATACAAATATCAAAAGAATGACGTCACCACGAAGATGATGCGCGCCTGCGAGAAGACCGGCGTCAAGTTCTATATCGAATACGACGCCAGCGGTTCGGGCGGCGGCGGATGGGGACCGGATTGGGTGGCGTCGATCGAAAAGGACTGGACCAATTTCGCCGTCGGCCAGCGCATCGCCGCATCGCCGGCGTATGCGCGCCAAAACGGGAAACCGGTCGTCGAGCTCTGGGGGATGGGGCTGGACGGAAACAATATCTCCAAGGATCCCCAGCAGTGGCTCGCCCTGGTCCGCTGGTTTCAAAGCCACGGATACTACGTTATCGGGGGCGTTCCGACCGGCTGGAACGGCCAGGGCGGCTTCCACGATATGCTTCCCGGCTTCGACGACGTTTATCTCGCCTGCAATGCGATCAATCCCTGGGCCGTCGGACGCTTCTCCGGCGCCGACGGAGCGGACCGCTACGCCGCGAGCAACCTCAAACCCGAAGCCGCCTGGTGCAAGCAGCATGGGATCGACTATATCCCGTGCGTCTATCCCGGCACGTCCTTTTTCAACTCGAACGGAAAGACAAAGAACATCATCCCGCGCGTCGGCGGAACGCTGATGTGGGCGCAGTTCGCCAACCTGCGCAGCCTCGGCCTCAAGACGTGCTTTGTCTCGATGTTCGACGAATACAATGAAGCGACGCAGATCGCGAAATCGGCGGAAGATCCCAGCTTCACTCCCACGGACCACTGGTTCCTCTGGCTGGACGCCGACGGAATATCGCTCTCGTCGGACTTCTACCTGCGCCTCACGCACGACGGGGCCAACATGATCAAGGGGCGAACGCCGCTCACGCGCACACTGCCCACGAAACCCTGGAACGACCTTCTCGCAACCAGCTTTGAAAGCGGCCAGCCTGCGGCCAGCAGCCCCGACGCAGCGTACAACAAGAGCCCCAGGAACATCGCCGACGCTCAGTGCGCCGTCACCAGCGACAAGGCCCAGAGCGGTTCGGCGTCGCTGGCGTATTCAGGAACAGCCTCCGGCGGAGCGGCGACCTACTGCTACTATAAAGTCTTCGACGTCACCAACAGCCCGAAGACGATCACGCCGAACACGCTGCTCTATTACTGGATCTACCCCGAGCAGGACAACGGCCGTTACGCCGGCGTGGATATCTTATTTACGGATGGAACGACATTGCGAACCAGCAAATGCGTCGACCAGAACGGCCATCCCCTGCGCCCATCGGCCGGCCACGGCGGCGAAATTCCGCTCGGCGCCTGGAGCGTCGTCACCAGCCGTTTAGGGTCGCTTGCGGGGAAGAAGATCCGCAAAGTCTGGGTCGCCTTCGACCGGCCCGGCGCGAAGGGCGAATATCGCGGCTATATCGACGATATCCGAATTTCGAACTGA
- a CDS encoding substrate-binding domain-containing protein, giving the protein MSRIGDRKLRGDRDLSMAVYRRIEEDLRGRIASGEWMAGAMIPSRKDLAAEYGVDLGTIQRAVAGLLSDGALRADGGRGTFVAMSAGASRLPSVSKRSVTPKMIALIYDQSFNPTDIGAQSIPRSIYHKFLEEEANCRLLIFDTHGETPERIVELEGHALDAVESEGVSGVIVWHSGGESTLPQIRRIMDRGVPVIFMDRYPLGFDCDFVGVDDEFSGQEATDYLLGLGHRRIAFLAPLENITTIDQRLAGYKKALANVGILPSPELICRLPYTLSLNMVTLKQQMKAAAASLAALNDPPTAVFAVNDLLAHYYISAIKELGLSVPGEMSVIGFDDMDRFAPAPQFLTTMHQPFETMGERTAELLLKRLQTPGQRTFQHILLPTKLVVRQSCRSL; this is encoded by the coding sequence ATGAGCAGAATTGGCGACAGGAAACTCCGCGGCGATCGGGACCTCTCCATGGCCGTCTACCGGCGTATTGAAGAGGATCTGCGCGGCCGCATTGCCTCCGGCGAGTGGATGGCGGGCGCCATGATTCCCAGCCGCAAGGATCTAGCCGCCGAATACGGGGTAGATCTGGGCACCATTCAGCGCGCCGTCGCCGGTTTGCTGTCCGACGGGGCGCTGCGTGCGGACGGCGGACGCGGAACATTTGTCGCGATGTCCGCCGGCGCGTCCCGCCTGCCGAGCGTGTCGAAGAGATCCGTCACGCCTAAAATGATCGCGCTGATTTACGATCAGTCTTTCAACCCGACGGATATCGGGGCGCAGTCGATTCCCCGGTCGATATATCATAAATTCCTGGAGGAAGAAGCGAACTGCCGTCTGCTCATCTTCGATACCCACGGCGAAACGCCGGAGCGGATCGTGGAGCTGGAAGGGCACGCCTTGGACGCCGTTGAGAGCGAAGGCGTCTCCGGCGTGATCGTCTGGCACAGCGGCGGAGAGAGCACCCTGCCACAGATCCGGCGCATCATGGACCGAGGCGTTCCCGTGATCTTCATGGATCGCTACCCGCTCGGTTTCGATTGTGACTTCGTGGGCGTGGACGATGAGTTCAGCGGCCAGGAGGCCACGGATTACTTGCTGGGCCTGGGACATCGCCGCATCGCTTTTCTCGCTCCGCTGGAGAATATCACGACGATCGACCAGCGTCTGGCCGGATACAAGAAAGCCCTCGCGAATGTCGGCATCCTCCCGTCGCCGGAACTCATTTGCCGGCTGCCCTATACGCTCAGCCTGAATATGGTGACCCTGAAACAGCAGATGAAGGCGGCGGCGGCCTCGCTCGCGGCCCTGAACGATCCGCCGACCGCCGTGTTCGCGGTCAACGATCTCCTGGCGCATTACTATATCTCAGCCATCAAAGAGCTGGGACTATCCGTTCCGGGGGAGATGAGCGTGATCGGCTTTGACGATATGGACCGTTTTGCGCCCGCGCCCCAGTTTTTGACGACGATGCATCAGCCCTTCGAGACGATGGGCGAGCGCACCGCCGAACTGCTGCTCAAGCGTCTCCAAACGCCGGGGCAGCGCACCTTCCAGCACATTTTGCTTCCGACCAAGCTCGTTGTCCGCCAGTCCTGTCGTTCTCTCTAG
- a CDS encoding type II secretion system protein encodes MKTRQGFTLIELLVVIAIIAILAAILFPVFAKARDKARQTACLSNEKQMALAFMQYIQDNDERFPACFDNIRIMNWGQLIYPYVKSLNVYKCPSNPIADAPGNMDYSGGSLLIPASYMMNGLLGFQQGPGQEFYGAWHSYAAINEPAQKILVSEASGHNPHSNWPDWWECSGGPCTTANYTHSPIHDVWYVGHSGFMNCIFIDGHVKAMKPVNTMNKIAMWGQAFPSDQYPAGSDPLCTGNYSDDAINCNDVNPSAVTCLAGLTTKYQ; translated from the coding sequence ATGAAAACTAGGCAAGGATTTACGTTAATTGAGCTCCTCGTTGTCATAGCGATCATCGCGATTCTCGCCGCTATTCTCTTCCCGGTCTTCGCGAAGGCGCGTGACAAAGCTCGCCAAACGGCCTGTCTCAGCAATGAGAAGCAGATGGCGTTAGCCTTCATGCAGTACATTCAAGACAATGACGAGCGTTTTCCTGCTTGTTTCGACAACATCCGGATCATGAATTGGGGACAGTTGATCTATCCGTACGTCAAAAGCTTGAACGTCTACAAATGCCCGTCCAACCCGATCGCGGACGCTCCGGGAAATATGGACTATTCCGGCGGCAGCCTCTTGATTCCCGCTTCTTATATGATGAACGGTCTGTTGGGCTTCCAGCAGGGGCCGGGGCAGGAGTTCTACGGCGCATGGCATTCCTATGCGGCCATTAACGAGCCCGCGCAAAAAATACTGGTTTCCGAAGCAAGCGGCCATAATCCGCACTCCAACTGGCCCGACTGGTGGGAATGCAGCGGCGGCCCATGCACTACAGCGAACTATACTCACTCCCCAATCCATGATGTCTGGTATGTCGGCCATTCCGGCTTTATGAACTGCATCTTTATTGACGGACACGTCAAGGCTATGAAGCCCGTCAATACGATGAATAAAATCGCCATGTGGGGACAAGCCTTCCCAAGCGATCAATACCCGGCGGGATCCGACCCGCTCTGCACCGGCAACTATTCGGACGACGCCATCAACTGCAATGACGTCAACCCCAGCGCGGTGACATGTTTAGCCGGTTTGACCACAAAGTATCAGTAA